The DNA window AAGGCTTCTCCGGCCCCCTCGGCATCGCTTGTTGTAATAAGCGGTGCATGGATAAAGAAGAAACCGTTTTCATCGAAGAACCTGTGGATCGCGAGGCTGAGGTGGTGGCTCATCCGGAATACAGCGCCGAATGTATTCGTCCTGGGTCTGAGGTGAGGGATTGTCCTTAGAAACTCGATGGAATGCCTTTTTTTCTGAAGAGGATAATCATCTCCAACGGGACCGATAATCTCCAGCTGTTCAGCATTGATCTCTTGTGACTGCTCAGTACCCGGTGAATCAATCAGTTTACCGCTGATCCTGATGCATGCACCGGTGGAAAGCCCTGAGAGTTCATCATCCGTGAATCGGTCTCTGTCAAAAACAACCTGAAGAACAGAAGAAGATGAGCCATCATTTATAGAGGCAAAAGCTACATTTTTACCCATTCTGGCTGTTCTGATCCAACCGTAGACAGTAACAATCTCATCCTTACATTCTCCTGCAAGAACAGACTGGATTGTTGAGCGCTCTATCATTGGGACCTCCAGGTTCAGCTTAGTAATTAATGCTGAATCCAGAATAACAGCAATCAATTGAATTCGGAAGGAATAATCTAAGTACAGCAGGGATTTCCGGCAACTCGTCAGTTGAGATTCCAGTGTGTTCTTACGTTGGGGAAAGGAGCGTCCAGCGCAGTTCTGGGATGTCCGAGTTTCTTGCCCTGCCAGCTGTTCCTGTCTTCGAGTGCCTCATGTATTCCGTTTACTACCGATTGTTTGATCCGAGACCATTTTGGAGCCACTGTCAGATCATGATGAGCCTCTCCGGTCAGTCTCTGTATTACGACCCACGGTTCCGTATACTCGAGGAAAGTAACGACTCTATCAATGTATTTATCAATCGTTATTAAGCTGAATTCATTGTTAAGGTACATTCTTTCAAGCGCGGTGTCTTTTACCACATGAAGGTTCTGCAGTTTCAATCCTGAAGTTCCTGTTCTTAGAATGAATTCCGCATCAGTGAGAATATCTTCATCATCGGATCCAGGATAACCGATTATCATCTGAGCTGTAGTAAGGATACTCCTTGAGTGAAGCTTTTCCATTGCACTCAGAGTGTCTTTCGATGTATGACACCTGTTCATATCCTTCAGAATTCTGTCATTCGATGTTTGAACACCCAGTTCAACCAGGAGAAAGGTTCTTTCTGAAAATTCTTCCAGTAGATCAAGAATCTTTGCATTCAGACAATCCGGCCTTGTGCAGAGAGTCAGGCCGACAACTCCAGGAAAATCAAGCGCTGTTGAATAAAGTGTATTCAATTTGTCTGTATCTGCATAGGTCGTGGAATAGTCCTGAAAATAGGCCAGAAAACTGTCAACTTTATATCTGGATGCAACATATCGGGAGCCGGCTTCCAACTGCTCAGTGATTGACATGCCTTCTTTAAAGGTCATCGGACGACTGCCTGCTGGGTTGCAGAATGAACATCCTCCGGTCCCGATACTTCCATCCCGATTGGGGCATGTGAATCCACCCCAGAGACCAATTTTATAGACTCTGGTACCGAAAATCTGCTTGAGGAAACCGTTGAGGTTGCGAATGCGTCCCCGGTCCATTAAACTTTCACACCCCTATTAATCAGAAAATGAAAGGAACCCGACATGGCAGACCATCAGAGGATTACCAGAGCAGCGGCTATGTTCTTCGATTACTTCGGTCTGGTTCCTGACGATGCTAAAAAGGATTCCCTTCGTAAAATTGTTCAGAGCTTTTCGAGTATACCATGGGAAAACCTAACCAAGTTCTTAACTAAAGCACAGCTAAAAGAGAAAGCAAGCAGGCTGAGACTGCCTGGAACCGTTATCAGTGAACATATTCAGAATGGAGCGGGAGGAACGTGCTTCTCTCTTACTGCTGCGCTTGGCGATGTTCTTGAATCAGCGGGTTATATCTGTAACCCAGTTATGGCTGAAATGCGGCATGGCAGGAATATCCATTGCGCTCTATTAATTATCACTCCCGATGGGACTCGATTTCTGGCGGATCCCGGATACCTTGTTCCCGTACCGATACCTCTGGAGCAGGGAAAGAATACAAGGCTTGATGTATACGATAAGAAACTGATATGGGAACCTGATTCTGAAAGTAAGTCATATAACATGTATACGATAGAGGGCGAGAACAGGCAGTGGAGATACGAAGTATATCTGAAACCTGTAAGCCGTGCAGAATTCAGAAGGCACTGGCAGATGTCCTTTGATGCTACAGGTATGAACAGCCTTCATCTGAACTGCCGAAGTGAAGATAGACGGTTATCCGCTCACAATATGAACCTCCGCAT is part of the Candidatus Aegiribacteria sp. genome and encodes:
- a CDS encoding asparagine--tRNA ligase, whose product is MIERSTIQSVLAGECKDEIVTVYGWIRTARMGKNVAFASINDGSSSSVLQVVFDRDRFTDDELSGLSTGACIRISGKLIDSPGTEQSQEINAEQLEIIGPVGDDYPLQKKRHSIEFLRTIPHLRPRTNTFGAVFRMSHHLSLAIHRFFDENGFFFIHAPLITTSDAEGAGEA
- a CDS encoding TIGR01212 family radical SAM protein (This family includes YhcC from E. coli K-12, an uncharacterized radical SAM protein.), with product MDRGRIRNLNGFLKQIFGTRVYKIGLWGGFTCPNRDGSIGTGGCSFCNPAGSRPMTFKEGMSITEQLEAGSRYVASRYKVDSFLAYFQDYSTTYADTDKLNTLYSTALDFPGVVGLTLCTRPDCLNAKILDLLEEFSERTFLLVELGVQTSNDRILKDMNRCHTSKDTLSAMEKLHSRSILTTAQMIIGYPGSDDEDILTDAEFILRTGTSGLKLQNLHVVKDTALERMYLNNEFSLITIDKYIDRVVTFLEYTEPWVVIQRLTGEAHHDLTVAPKWSRIKQSVVNGIHEALEDRNSWQGKKLGHPRTALDAPFPNVRTHWNLN
- a CDS encoding arylamine N-acetyltransferase, with the translated sequence MADHQRITRAAAMFFDYFGLVPDDAKKDSLRKIVQSFSSIPWENLTKFLTKAQLKEKASRLRLPGTVISEHIQNGAGGTCFSLTAALGDVLESAGYICNPVMAEMRHGRNIHCALLIITPDGTRFLADPGYLVPVPIPLEQGKNTRLDVYDKKLIWEPDSESKSYNMYTIEGENRQWRYEVYLKPVSRAEFRRHWQMSFDATGMNSLHLNCRSEDRRLSAHNMNLRIVAKEGKQNEKLRDNYSGQIEKYFGLNRTVADAALSEWIKLCQDR